One region of Thermoplasma sp. Kam2015 genomic DNA includes:
- a CDS encoding YddF family protein, which translates to MLFVLNTPILTEYGVYTFSRISVEEAKELISNGFVSAIGHEGTAVVLSEILGTKIPMSRVAIKMQPGDKAIVFRLLERLPEGKILSTDELKQLKFELGLLERKE; encoded by the coding sequence ATGTTGTTTGTATTAAACACTCCTATTCTAACAGAATACGGAGTGTATACCTTCAGCCGAATATCGGTTGAAGAAGCAAAAGAATTGATTAGTAATGGATTCGTGTCCGCAATAGGGCACGAAGGGACTGCGGTCGTGCTGAGTGAAATACTCGGCACGAAAATACCCATGAGCCGGGTTGCAATTAAAATGCAACCCGGAGATAAAGCGATTGTCTTCAGGCTTCTCGAAAGACTGCCTGAAGGCAAAATATTATCCACAGACGAGCTCAAACAGTTGAAGTTTGAGCTCGGGCTACTGGAAAGAAAAGAATGA
- a CDS encoding AbrB/MazE/SpoVT family DNA-binding domain-containing protein yields the protein MPEIPIAVTRTSSKGSSLRITLPKEVAEKLNISVSEHIGFYEVNGEIVIRKIE from the coding sequence ATGCCGGAAATACCAATAGCAGTGACAAGAACATCCTCAAAGGGATCATCTCTTCGAATAACCTTACCAAAAGAAGTAGCAGAGAAACTGAATATATCGGTATCCGAACATATTGGATTCTATGAAGTAAATGGGGAGATTGTAATTAGAAAGATTGAATGA
- a CDS encoding helix-turn-helix domain-containing protein — MLIEKILGSNRPSFKDLERFKAISNEDVQLEFKRDISNIYTHLLNPVSAFANTRGGLLVIGIDDETHDVFGIKEKADKIENLIKEYIEPSLSGLYHIHEIKTDDGKFVHLIEVGLSPYIHAVKEEITCFDQNEHKNRNFLTYNYWTRTGPSTRKMEPSVLNRIANLKANYVYNFEYRVKIFKILNNFLFDLVREVNKGREEKIEVINLHAFANSYLKKSDKKLSDKKFVDLFNSSSFLSMYEGYYGITIDLYIQLYKVRYIPHTILTYNEDYLFIDLLNMLISAFNLGGENINLDFLTNIQHVSPRNEIFFNKEPPLTALSFVSYMFQYATNDDHDQHWPQLNKFINTISSKIYRGGKGSDIKFCDLKRELQFFLEPVRYKEGVIDLFQKYNIRYEQFLSRFCSEMSKLIISSIKLRNSIYESLMLPIPIDSVDHALLKTKEENWFY, encoded by the coding sequence GTGTTAATTGAAAAAATTCTTGGTTCAAACAGGCCCTCCTTCAAAGACTTAGAAAGGTTTAAAGCCATTAGTAATGAAGATGTTCAACTTGAATTTAAGCGAGATATAAGCAACATATACACCCATTTGTTGAATCCAGTTTCAGCTTTTGCTAATACTCGGGGAGGGCTTCTTGTAATAGGTATTGATGATGAAACTCATGATGTTTTCGGAATCAAGGAAAAGGCAGATAAAATTGAAAATTTGATAAAGGAGTATATTGAACCAAGTCTCTCAGGGTTGTACCATATTCATGAGATAAAGACTGATGATGGTAAGTTTGTTCATTTGATAGAGGTTGGATTAAGTCCCTATATACATGCGGTTAAGGAAGAAATTACCTGTTTTGATCAAAACGAACATAAAAATAGGAATTTTCTTACCTACAATTATTGGACTCGAACCGGACCCAGTACGAGAAAAATGGAACCATCAGTTTTGAACAGAATTGCAAATTTGAAGGCCAATTATGTCTATAATTTTGAATACAGAGTAAAAATTTTTAAAATTTTGAATAATTTTTTATTTGATTTGGTGCGTGAAGTTAATAAAGGAAGAGAGGAAAAAATAGAAGTCATTAACCTTCATGCTTTCGCCAATTCTTATTTAAAAAAAAGTGATAAAAAGTTAAGTGATAAAAAGTTTGTAGATCTATTCAATTCTTCAAGCTTTTTATCGATGTATGAAGGCTATTATGGTATAACGATAGACCTTTACATACAATTGTACAAGGTAAGGTATATTCCTCACACGATTTTAACTTATAACGAAGACTATTTGTTTATTGATCTTCTAAATATGCTAATATCTGCTTTTAATCTTGGAGGCGAGAACATAAATTTGGATTTTCTTACAAACATACAACATGTTAGCCCTAGAAATGAAATATTCTTTAATAAAGAACCTCCTTTAACGGCACTTTCCTTTGTTTCTTACATGTTCCAATATGCTACAAATGATGATCATGACCAACACTGGCCACAACTTAACAAATTCATAAATACCATTTCTTCAAAGATTTATAGAGGAGGAAAAGGTAGTGATATAAAATTCTGTGATTTGAAAAGAGAATTACAATTTTTCCTTGAACCGGTCAGATATAAAGAGGGAGTCATTGATCTCTTTCAAAAGTATAATATAAGATACGAACAATTTCTTTCTAGATTTTGTTCCGAGATGTCCAAACTGATAATAAGCTCAATTAAATTAAGGAATTCTATATATGAAAGTTTAATGTTGCCGATTCCAATAGATTCAGTAGACCACGCATTATTAAAAACCAAGGAAGAAAACTGGTTTTATTAA